In Bacillus sp. FJAT-45037, the following are encoded in one genomic region:
- the queA gene encoding tRNA preQ1(34) S-adenosylmethionine ribosyltransferase-isomerase QueA, with the protein MDVRDFDFFLPDELIAQTPLLDRTASRLLVLNKENGSIKDDVFSSITDHLKPGDCLVLNDTRVLPARLLGVKEETGAKIELLLLKQLEGDKWETLCKPAKRVKVGTVINFGDGLLKATCVEETDQGGRVVELSYKGILHEVLDQLGEMPLPPYIKVQLEDQERYQTVFAKNRGSAAAPTAGLHFTEELLQTLQDKGVHIAFITLHVGLGTFRPVSVDTIAEHEMHAEYYQMSEGTARLLNEVKQNGGDVIAVGTTSARTLETIMNEHETFCEASGWTSIFIYPGYTFKGINGLLTNFHLPKSTLVMLVSALAGRENILNAYNHAVSERYRFFSFGDAMFIR; encoded by the coding sequence ATGGATGTACGTGATTTTGATTTTTTCTTACCAGATGAACTGATTGCTCAGACGCCGCTCTTAGATCGAACGGCGTCTCGTTTACTTGTATTAAATAAAGAGAATGGATCGATCAAAGACGATGTCTTCTCTTCAATCACCGATCATTTAAAGCCAGGCGACTGTCTCGTCTTAAATGATACGAGAGTCCTTCCGGCAAGGCTGCTTGGAGTGAAAGAAGAAACAGGGGCCAAGATTGAATTGTTGCTGTTAAAACAACTAGAAGGCGATAAGTGGGAAACGCTCTGTAAGCCCGCTAAGCGTGTCAAAGTTGGTACGGTAATCAATTTTGGTGATGGACTTTTAAAAGCAACATGTGTCGAGGAAACCGATCAAGGTGGGCGTGTAGTTGAGTTATCTTATAAAGGAATTCTTCATGAAGTCCTTGATCAACTCGGTGAAATGCCTCTGCCTCCATATATTAAAGTGCAGCTAGAAGACCAGGAGCGCTATCAAACCGTTTTTGCTAAAAATAGAGGGTCTGCCGCAGCACCGACAGCAGGATTGCACTTTACCGAAGAACTTTTGCAAACGTTGCAAGATAAAGGGGTGCATATTGCGTTTATTACACTTCATGTGGGGCTTGGTACGTTTAGACCTGTTAGTGTTGATACGATTGCAGAACATGAAATGCATGCAGAATATTATCAAATGAGTGAAGGAACGGCTAGGTTATTGAACGAGGTCAAACAAAACGGCGGCGATGTGATTGCTGTGGGGACAACTTCGGCAAGAACACTAGAGACGATCATGAATGAACATGAAACGTTTTGTGAAGCGTCTGGGTGGACATCAATCTTTATTTATCCAGGCTACACATTTAAAGGAATTAACGGATTATTGACGAACTTCCATTTACCGAAGTCAACTCTCGTCATGCTCGTGAGCGCACTAGCAGGAAGAGAAAACATTTTAAATGCATACAACCATGCTGTGAGTGAGCGTTATCGCTTCTTTAGCTTTGGAGATGCGATGTTTATTCGCTAA
- the tgt gene encoding tRNA guanosine(34) transglycosylase Tgt: protein MAAVTYEHIKTCKQSGARLGKVHTPHGTFETPIFMPVGTLATVKTMSPEDLERMNAQIILSNTYHLWLRPGHDIVKEAGGLHKFMNWNRPILTDSGGFQVFSLSNLRKIKEEGVHFRNHLSGEKLFLSPEGAMEIQNALGSDIMMAFDECPPYPAEYDYMKNSVERTTRWAERCLLAHQRPEDQGLFGIVQGGEYEELRKQSAQDLVSMDFPGYAIGGLSVGEPKDVMNRVLEFTTPWLPEDKPRYLMGVGAPDSLIDGAIRGIDMFDCVLPTRIARNGTCMTSVGRLIVRNAKYARDFRPLDENCDCHVCKNYSRAYIRHLIKCDETFGFRLTSYHNLHFLLNLMEQVRQAIREDRLLDFREEFCEQYGFNKPNAKNF from the coding sequence ATGGCAGCAGTCACCTACGAACACATCAAAACATGTAAGCAATCAGGAGCAAGACTTGGGAAAGTTCACACACCTCATGGTACATTTGAAACCCCAATCTTCATGCCTGTAGGAACTCTCGCAACAGTTAAAACAATGAGTCCTGAAGACCTTGAGAGAATGAATGCTCAAATCATTTTAAGTAACACCTATCATTTGTGGTTACGACCAGGACACGATATCGTCAAAGAAGCTGGTGGTCTTCATAAATTTATGAACTGGAATCGACCAATTTTAACCGATTCTGGTGGATTTCAAGTATTTAGTTTAAGTAACTTACGTAAGATTAAAGAAGAGGGCGTACATTTCCGTAACCATTTAAGCGGGGAGAAGTTGTTCTTAAGTCCAGAAGGTGCGATGGAGATTCAAAATGCGCTAGGTTCAGACATTATGATGGCTTTCGATGAGTGCCCACCATATCCAGCAGAGTACGACTACATGAAAAATTCAGTAGAGCGTACGACTCGCTGGGCAGAACGTTGCCTCTTGGCCCACCAACGACCAGAAGACCAAGGCTTATTTGGGATTGTTCAAGGTGGAGAGTATGAAGAGTTAAGAAAGCAAAGTGCACAAGACCTTGTTTCAATGGACTTCCCAGGTTATGCAATTGGCGGTTTATCTGTAGGAGAACCAAAGGATGTAATGAATCGCGTTCTAGAATTTACAACACCTTGGTTGCCAGAAGACAAACCACGTTACCTAATGGGTGTTGGCGCCCCTGATTCACTAATTGACGGTGCGATTCGCGGGATCGATATGTTTGACTGCGTTCTCCCAACACGTATTGCAAGAAACGGGACATGTATGACCAGCGTAGGACGTTTAATTGTCCGTAATGCAAAATATGCAAGAGATTTCCGTCCACTAGATGAGAACTGCGACTGTCATGTATGTAAAAATTACTCAAGAGCATACATCCGTCATTTAATTAAATGCGATGAAACATTCGGATTTAGATTAACGTCTTATCATAACCTGCATTTCCTGTTAAACTTAATGGAACAAGTAAGACAAGCAATTCGAGAAGACCGTCTGCTCGACTTCAGAGAAGAATTCTGCGAACAATACGGCTTCAACAAACCAAACGCAAAGAATTTTTAA